The following proteins are co-located in the Microcystis wesenbergii NRERC-220 genome:
- a CDS encoding DUF2442 domain-containing protein codes for MRVKENLLTESIPFPKKELFLHVICVEYLDKYQLKLTFNNGIEGIVDLEQELYGEIFEPLKDQSLFQKVYVNSRTIEWPNGADFAPEFLFEIALDKQPVSMVGERVGYANEM; via the coding sequence ATGCGCGTCAAAGAAAACCTCTTAACAGAATCGATCCCCTTCCCTAAAAAGGAGCTATTTCTTCATGTTATCTGTGTGGAATATCTGGATAAGTATCAATTAAAGCTAACCTTTAATAATGGAATAGAAGGGATTGTAGATTTAGAACAAGAATTGTATGGGGAAATCTTTGAACCCTTAAAAGATCAAAGCTTATTTCAAAAAGTATATGTCAATAGTCGGACAATAGAATGGCCAAACGGAGCAGACTTTGCCCCTGAATTTTTATTTGAAATTGCTCTCGACAAGCAACCGGTTAGTATGGTCGGTGAGCGTGTAGGGTACGCTAATGAAATGTAA
- the mfd gene encoding transcription-repair coupling factor, whose protein sequence is MTFASVIRNIEKSPLTAELIQKLEKNGNLTLTGLARLPKGLISTAFARCQGKNLLIICANLEEAARWAAQLEAMTWKGVFFYPTSEACPYETFNREYEMIWGQMQVLSALRRSSGQALISHQEAGIAIVTTEKALQPHLPPREVFEQYSDNFAVGTVIEAKNLDLTLARLGYQRVSLVETEGQWSRRGDIVDIFPVSAELPVRLEFFGDELEKLREFDPATQRSLDSIPNLLLTPTSFAAMIAPSLPPTVADYLGAEEREKLANGIYPEGIERFLGLSFPQPASLLDYLPENTLIAFDELESCQARSDRWIEYIGERWQEIEPPLPKIHRSFGESLQISAKFPHLYLSEIDDHLCENSLNLSSRPIPTSPGQFAKLAEILRGKREIYSGIKVNKYATWLISAQPSRTVSLLQEHDCPAQFIPNPLDFGAIERLIIQNTATALKYSGLAELEGFILPTYRIVVVTDREFFGQHLLNTAGYVRKRRQAASVQVDVNKLRPLDFVVHKHHGIGQFIKLEKQESTISGIVQGRDYLVIKYADGLLRVPADSVDNLSRYRHTGNQEPELHKISGKAWEATKARVRKSVKKLAVDLINIYAQRAQKSGFAYPMDNPWQRELEDSFPYQPTADQLKAIQDVKRDLESDRPMDRLVCGDVGFGKTEVAIRAIFKAVTTGHKQVALLAPTTILTQQHYHTLKERFAPYPINVGLLNRFRTNSEKKDIVQRLKTGELDIVVGTQLLLSKAVEFKDLGLLVIDEEQRFGVNQKEKIKAFKSNIDVLTLSATPIPRTLYMSLSGVREMSLITTPPPSRRPIQTHLSSYNSDAIRTAIRNELDRGGQIFYVVPRIEGIEEKAAAIQGMIPGARISIGHGRMDESELETTMLAFNNGEADILVCTTIVESGLDIPRVNTIIIEDAQKFGLAQLYQLRGRVGRSGVQAHAWLLYPAKAELTETARERLKAIQEFTQLGSGYQLATRDLEIRGAGNLLGAEQSGQMEAIGFDLYMEMLQEALREIQGQEIPQVEDTQIDLKLTAFIPNDYISDLEQKMDVYRAIATANSQKNLGQIAADLVDRYGAIPSPVAQLFKVIELKHLAKSLGFSRIKPDGKQHIILETPMEEPAWKLLQEHLPQHIQSRFVYSPKQVTVRGLGLVKPPQQLDSLLEWLAKCKDGLPTRN, encoded by the coding sequence ATGACTTTTGCCTCCGTTATTCGCAACATTGAAAAATCGCCCTTAACTGCCGAACTTATCCAAAAACTGGAGAAAAATGGCAATTTAACCCTAACCGGCCTTGCCCGCTTACCGAAAGGATTAATCAGCACAGCTTTCGCCCGTTGTCAAGGAAAAAATCTTTTAATTATCTGTGCCAATCTAGAAGAAGCGGCACGTTGGGCGGCACAATTAGAAGCAATGACGTGGAAAGGTGTTTTCTTTTATCCCACCTCGGAAGCTTGCCCCTACGAGACATTTAATCGGGAATACGAGATGATTTGGGGACAGATGCAGGTATTATCGGCCCTTCGACGTAGCTCAGGGCAAGCTCTAATCAGTCATCAAGAGGCCGGAATTGCGATCGTTACCACCGAAAAGGCCCTGCAGCCCCATTTACCCCCTAGAGAGGTTTTCGAGCAATATAGCGATAATTTTGCGGTAGGAACGGTTATAGAAGCCAAAAACCTCGATCTAACCCTAGCTAGATTAGGATATCAACGGGTTTCACTGGTAGAAACCGAAGGGCAATGGAGTCGTCGCGGCGATATCGTTGATATTTTCCCAGTTTCGGCAGAATTACCGGTCAGGTTAGAATTTTTCGGCGATGAATTGGAAAAATTGCGAGAATTTGACCCTGCCACCCAAAGATCCCTCGATTCTATCCCCAATCTGCTTCTTACTCCCACTAGCTTTGCGGCGATGATTGCCCCTTCTCTTCCCCCGACAGTGGCCGATTATCTAGGGGCTGAAGAGCGAGAAAAATTAGCTAATGGCATTTATCCAGAGGGAATTGAGCGATTTTTAGGCTTGTCCTTCCCTCAACCTGCCTCTTTATTGGATTATCTCCCCGAAAATACCCTTATTGCCTTTGATGAACTGGAAAGCTGTCAAGCTAGAAGCGATCGCTGGATAGAATATATTGGGGAACGCTGGCAAGAGATAGAACCACCATTACCGAAAATTCACCGTTCTTTTGGCGAATCTCTGCAAATATCGGCCAAATTTCCCCATCTCTACCTCTCAGAAATAGACGATCACCTCTGCGAAAATAGCCTTAATCTCTCCAGTCGTCCGATTCCCACCAGTCCGGGGCAATTCGCCAAACTAGCGGAAATTTTACGGGGAAAAAGAGAGATTTATAGCGGTATTAAAGTAAATAAGTACGCTACATGGTTAATATCTGCCCAACCCTCCCGCACAGTCTCGTTATTACAGGAACACGACTGTCCGGCCCAATTTATCCCCAATCCCCTTGATTTTGGGGCGATCGAGCGCTTAATAATTCAAAACACCGCTACAGCCCTAAAATACTCAGGATTAGCTGAATTAGAAGGTTTTATCCTCCCCACCTATCGCATAGTCGTCGTTACTGATCGAGAGTTCTTCGGGCAACATCTTTTAAATACTGCCGGTTACGTCCGCAAACGTCGACAAGCAGCCTCGGTACAGGTGGATGTGAATAAACTCCGTCCCCTCGATTTTGTAGTACATAAACACCATGGCATCGGGCAGTTTATCAAACTAGAAAAGCAGGAAAGCACAATTAGCGGAATAGTGCAAGGTCGAGATTATCTAGTTATTAAGTATGCCGATGGATTATTGCGGGTTCCTGCCGATTCTGTTGATAATCTCTCCCGTTATCGTCATACAGGTAATCAAGAGCCTGAATTACATAAAATCTCTGGCAAAGCGTGGGAAGCGACGAAAGCTCGCGTCAGGAAGTCAGTTAAGAAGTTAGCGGTTGATTTAATCAATATTTACGCCCAACGCGCCCAAAAATCGGGTTTTGCCTATCCGATGGATAATCCCTGGCAGCGGGAGTTAGAGGATTCTTTTCCCTACCAACCCACTGCTGATCAACTGAAAGCGATACAGGATGTGAAACGGGATTTAGAAAGCGATCGCCCGATGGATCGATTAGTCTGTGGGGATGTGGGTTTTGGTAAGACGGAAGTGGCCATTCGTGCTATTTTTAAAGCTGTCACCACGGGTCATAAACAGGTGGCTTTATTAGCACCAACAACAATTTTAACCCAACAACATTATCACACTCTGAAAGAACGTTTTGCTCCCTATCCCATTAATGTGGGTTTATTAAATCGTTTTCGCACCAATTCCGAGAAAAAAGATATCGTCCAGCGCTTGAAAACGGGGGAATTGGATATAGTGGTGGGGACGCAGTTGTTATTGAGTAAAGCGGTGGAGTTTAAAGATTTAGGATTATTGGTAATTGATGAAGAACAGCGTTTTGGTGTCAACCAAAAGGAAAAAATTAAGGCTTTTAAAAGTAATATTGATGTGTTAACCTTGAGTGCGACACCGATTCCCCGGACTCTTTATATGTCCCTTTCTGGGGTGCGAGAAATGAGTTTAATTACCACACCTCCTCCCTCTCGTCGTCCCATCCAAACCCACCTTTCTAGTTATAATTCTGATGCGATTAGAACGGCAATTCGCAATGAATTGGATCGGGGGGGACAGATTTTTTATGTAGTACCCAGAATCGAGGGAATTGAAGAAAAAGCAGCAGCAATTCAAGGGATGATTCCTGGTGCTAGAATTTCCATTGGTCACGGTCGTATGGATGAGTCCGAATTAGAGACCACCATGTTAGCTTTTAATAATGGGGAAGCGGATATCTTAGTCTGTACGACTATTGTAGAGTCGGGGTTAGATATTCCCAGAGTTAACACAATTATCATTGAAGATGCCCAAAAATTCGGTTTAGCGCAACTCTATCAACTGCGAGGACGGGTGGGGCGATCGGGAGTACAAGCGCACGCTTGGTTACTTTATCCAGCCAAGGCAGAACTAACAGAAACCGCTCGGGAAAGATTAAAGGCAATTCAAGAATTTACCCAGTTAGGATCGGGGTATCAATTAGCGACTAGGGATCTGGAAATTCGCGGTGCGGGTAACTTATTAGGTGCGGAACAATCGGGACAAATGGAAGCGATCGGTTTTGATCTATATATGGAAATGTTACAGGAAGCTTTGCGGGAAATTCAAGGTCAAGAAATTCCTCAAGTGGAGGATACCCAAATCGATCTGAAATTGACGGCATTTATTCCTAATGATTATATATCCGATCTGGAGCAGAAAATGGATGTCTATCGGGCGATCGCTACTGCCAATTCTCAGAAAAATTTAGGACAAATTGCTGCGGATTTAGTGGATAGATATGGGGCAATTCCTTCCCCAGTGGCACAATTATTTAAGGTAATCGAGTTAAAACATCTGGCTAAATCCCTCGGTTTTTCGCGCATTAAACCCGATGGGAAACAGCATATTATCCTAGAAACTCCTATGGAGGAACCAGCGTGGAAATTATTACAAGAACACCTACCCCAACATATACAATCACGCTTTGTTTATAGTCCCAAACAGGTGACGGTTAGGGGTTTAGGATTGGTAAAACCACCACAGCAGTTAGATAGTTTATTGGAGTGGTTGGCTAAGTGTAAAGATGGTTTACCGACGAGGAATTAG
- a CDS encoding metal ABC transporter solute-binding protein, Zn/Mn family — protein MGKNFQLTAIALTLTIASLTACSSPSVKEEEAKTPLQVTVSIVPQEYFVKRIGGDRVSVNAMIQPGTDPHTYEPKPEQLKTTARSQAYFKIGVSLEDAWKDRLNSVNQQMLIVDTSQGVDKIPLTAEHNHDHDHDHAKEEKHQAGKNTLDPHIWLSPKRVKAQAETIYQTLAQLDPGQEAIYRANFEKFSQELDALDQEIRQNLAGIKNKKFMVFHPEWGYFAQDYGLEMIAIEIDGNEPSAAQLSQLIKQAKEENIKVIFAQPEFSQKTAETIAREIGGQVIPISAFAQNWSENLRQVSQKMATVLNQ, from the coding sequence ATGGGTAAAAATTTCCAGTTAACAGCGATCGCTTTAACCCTGACTATAGCCAGCTTAACAGCTTGTAGTAGTCCTTCGGTCAAGGAAGAGGAAGCAAAGACACCCTTACAGGTGACAGTGAGTATCGTACCGCAGGAATATTTTGTCAAACGCATCGGCGGTGATAGAGTCAGTGTTAATGCCATGATTCAACCTGGGACAGATCCCCACACCTATGAACCAAAACCCGAACAATTAAAAACCACAGCCCGATCGCAAGCCTATTTTAAAATCGGTGTATCCTTAGAAGATGCCTGGAAAGATCGCTTAAACAGTGTTAACCAACAGATGTTAATCGTCGATACCAGTCAAGGAGTAGATAAAATCCCTTTGACAGCAGAACATAATCACGATCATGATCACGATCACGCTAAGGAAGAAAAACATCAAGCTGGAAAAAACACCCTAGATCCCCATATTTGGTTATCACCAAAACGAGTCAAAGCACAAGCAGAGACTATTTATCAAACCCTAGCACAACTCGATCCGGGTCAGGAAGCTATCTATCGGGCTAACTTTGAGAAATTCAGTCAGGAATTAGACGCATTAGATCAAGAAATTCGGCAAAACTTGGCAGGGATCAAAAACAAAAAATTTATGGTCTTTCATCCCGAATGGGGCTATTTTGCCCAAGATTACGGTTTAGAGATGATTGCGATCGAAATTGACGGTAATGAACCCAGTGCTGCCCAGTTAAGTCAACTAATCAAACAGGCAAAAGAAGAGAATATTAAAGTTATTTTTGCTCAACCAGAATTTAGCCAGAAAACTGCCGAAACCATTGCTAGGGAAATTGGCGGACAGGTAATCCCTATCAGTGCCTTTGCTCAAAATTGGAGTGAAAACCTACGACAAGTTTCCCAAAAAATGGCCACAGTTTTAAATCAGTAA
- a CDS encoding tetratricopeptide repeat protein, with the protein MTENRDNFNETYNALIERIVNLTLEGKIRAKSQVYNLLAEGVKNGTGEIFERCLTEKIIFTRSQLETKIKATRVLRALETIESEWEKYQKTNQQNSLTAAAIDNLVKIDREDRLLTLVNLIDPNQNNALTREQLQQLAKHLQTVSQQRGEADLWQIATGINLGLNTWSNLSNDLTSWLYEQNRNLGFTNDNERVTPWQIWASKVNPSWLKRVLESLANQQAFDSLTQDLTLTDWVETAIVFQYIQRGLINFFDQRIYSEKLGAKLSISTFLTFALIWSLLTNSFEQVSKNSLYSRGCFQMALQILRTFAQRDYFPLYGGIFASFSGSYLKDALDYLSIPLRYVEGTGEKARILTLIAYSNRIRGDYRQAIECHQQALEIARQQQDSACEIANLNHLSRLNAIQKNYAEAINLSQRALILSRQQGNSLGQANALANLGYSQVQEAQQLERYDPEIYQSSIEYLQQGLKLAESLQDWQSKSLCCSSLGLAYLVLERTQEAINILLQGLESAKYYGDVYLQGLLLTYLGEAYYQDKNFEQAIYMGSLGMYWLHEIGAVEWRQAASLLTVIRGKNIAAFEQTFSQERSSLIKSLGVEGYQYISEILSKYQQGN; encoded by the coding sequence ATGACAGAAAATAGAGATAACTTCAACGAAACTTATAATGCACTAATTGAGCGCATTGTCAATCTAACTTTAGAAGGAAAAATTAGGGCTAAATCACAGGTTTATAACCTTTTAGCCGAGGGAGTAAAAAATGGCACAGGAGAAATTTTTGAGCGTTGTTTAACCGAAAAAATAATCTTTACTCGCTCACAGTTAGAAACAAAAATTAAAGCGACTAGGGTTTTACGGGCCTTGGAAACGATCGAAAGTGAATGGGAAAAATATCAAAAAACCAATCAGCAAAATTCTCTCACTGCAGCGGCGATCGATAATCTGGTAAAAATCGATCGAGAGGATCGTTTACTGACGTTAGTGAATTTAATCGATCCCAATCAAAATAATGCTTTAACCCGAGAACAATTACAACAGTTAGCCAAGCATTTACAGACAGTTTCTCAGCAGCGGGGAGAAGCAGATTTATGGCAAATTGCCACGGGGATTAATCTGGGGTTAAATACTTGGTCAAATTTATCGAATGATCTCACCAGTTGGCTCTACGAACAAAATCGCAATCTTGGTTTTACTAATGATAATGAGCGAGTGACACCCTGGCAAATTTGGGCAAGTAAAGTTAATCCCTCTTGGTTAAAACGAGTCTTAGAAAGTTTAGCTAATCAACAAGCTTTTGATTCTCTCACCCAGGATTTAACTTTAACCGATTGGGTAGAAACTGCTATTGTTTTTCAATATATCCAAAGGGGACTAATTAACTTTTTTGATCAGCGTATCTATAGCGAAAAACTGGGAGCAAAATTATCAATTTCTACCTTTCTCACCTTTGCTTTAATTTGGTCGCTGTTAACCAATAGTTTCGAGCAAGTTAGTAAAAATTCCCTCTATAGTCGCGGCTGTTTTCAGATGGCTTTACAAATTCTGAGAACCTTTGCTCAACGGGATTATTTTCCTTTATACGGAGGAATTTTTGCCTCCTTTTCTGGCAGTTATCTCAAGGATGCCTTAGATTATTTATCAATTCCTCTGCGTTATGTGGAAGGTACGGGAGAAAAGGCGAGAATTTTAACTTTAATTGCCTATTCTAATCGCATTCGCGGCGACTATCGACAGGCCATAGAATGTCATCAACAAGCTTTAGAAATTGCTCGTCAACAGCAGGACTCTGCTTGTGAAATAGCTAATTTAAACCATTTATCTCGTCTCAATGCTATCCAAAAAAACTATGCAGAAGCGATTAATTTAAGTCAGAGAGCTTTAATTTTAAGTCGTCAACAGGGTAATAGTTTAGGACAGGCTAACGCTTTAGCTAATTTGGGTTATAGTCAGGTACAGGAAGCGCAACAGTTAGAGAGATACGATCCCGAAATTTATCAAAGTTCGATCGAGTATTTACAGCAGGGATTAAAGTTAGCGGAAAGTCTCCAAGATTGGCAGAGTAAATCCCTTTGTTGTAGCAGTTTAGGTTTAGCATATCTTGTCCTTGAAAGAACTCAAGAGGCGATTAATATTCTCCTGCAAGGATTGGAATCGGCCAAATACTACGGAGATGTATATCTGCAAGGTTTATTACTAACTTATTTAGGGGAAGCTTACTATCAAGACAAGAATTTTGAACAGGCCATTTATATGGGTTCTCTAGGAATGTATTGGCTACACGAAATCGGTGCAGTAGAATGGCGACAAGCTGCTAGTCTATTAACGGTTATTCGCGGCAAAAATATCGCAGCTTTTGAACAGACTTTCAGTCAGGAACGTTCCTCCCTGATTAAATCCCTTGGAGTGGAAGGCTACCAATATATCTCAGAAATTCTCAGCAAATATCAACAGGGTAATTAG
- a CDS encoding DUF4160 domain-containing protein has translation MPTLSSFYGIKITMNYNDHNPPHIHAEYQDYEAVIMIHTGEVCGQMPKRGLNLIWEWLDLHQSELLENWENARQRKPLNRIDPLP, from the coding sequence ATGCCCACTCTATCAAGCTTCTATGGAATAAAAATCACCATGAACTATAACGATCACAATCCGCCTCATATCCATGCCGAGTATCAAGATTATGAAGCGGTTATAATGATTCACACAGGTGAAGTTTGTGGTCAAATGCCCAAAAGAGGACTAAATTTAATATGGGAGTGGCTTGATCTACACCAATCTGAACTATTGGAGAACTGGGAAAATGCGCGTCAAAGAAAACCTCTTAACAGAATCGATCCCCTTCCCTAA
- a CDS encoding DUF1214 domain-containing protein, whose amino-acid sequence MLLFWSVILYSNQMRSMIQTDQLFPSVGSQTKGLLVNADGSVDIYFRPKPPAGKENNWVQTNPGTGWNTILRLYSPLEPWFDKTWRPGEIELK is encoded by the coding sequence GTGCTACTATTCTGGTCAGTGATTCTTTATAGTAACCAGATGCGATCGATGATTCAGACGGATCAACTGTTTCCCAGTGTCGGTAGTCAGACAAAGGGACTTTTGGTTAATGCCGATGGTTCTGTGGATATTTATTTCAGGCCGAAACCGCCTGCTGGTAAGGAGAATAATTGGGTGCAGACAAATCCAGGCACGGGTTGGAATACGATTCTTCGACTTTATAGCCCGCTTGAGCCTTGGTTTGATAAGACTTGGCGACCAGGGGAAATTGAGTTAAAGTAA
- a CDS encoding glycosyltransferase family 4 protein: protein MNTQPKLLINLSVLFPQPTGISTYILNLLPYLKNLEPTLLTANSYPDFNCYSIPKGLAPDRGAKGHLKRLLWTQLRLSSIYRQLNANLLFSPLPEAPINSPCRFVVMVHDLIPLRFPSLTSPLTHYFRYYVPQVLQQAKHIICNSQATAKDITEYYQIPADKITSIPLAYDHHHFRPIEDNKPEHPYFLYLGRPNPYKNLPRLIAAFAQLPPDLTDYHLWIAGSFDRRYTPNLQQQARELAVSDRIKFLDYIPYDHLPKVISQATALVFPSLWEGFGLPVLEAMACGTPVITSNLSSLPEVTGKAAILIDPYRVEALADALKIIAQDRQLHSKLSHLGKKRADEFSWQKTGLATAAILNQYLGCA, encoded by the coding sequence GTGAATACACAGCCTAAGTTATTAATTAATCTCTCGGTACTTTTTCCCCAACCCACGGGAATCAGTACCTACATTCTTAACCTCTTACCCTACCTAAAAAATTTAGAACCAACCCTACTAACAGCTAATAGTTATCCCGACTTTAACTGTTATTCTATCCCCAAGGGTCTCGCCCCCGATCGAGGAGCGAAAGGTCATTTAAAACGCTTACTCTGGACTCAGTTGCGGTTATCGTCAATTTACCGACAATTAAACGCCAATTTACTCTTTTCTCCCCTTCCGGAAGCACCGATAAATTCTCCCTGTCGCTTTGTCGTCATGGTCCACGATTTAATTCCCCTGCGGTTTCCCAGTCTTACTTCCCCCTTAACCCACTATTTCCGTTATTATGTGCCGCAGGTATTACAACAGGCAAAACATATCATCTGTAACTCTCAGGCAACGGCCAAAGATATCACTGAATATTATCAAATTCCCGCCGATAAAATTACTTCTATTCCCCTAGCCTACGATCATCATCACTTTCGCCCTATTGAAGATAATAAGCCAGAGCATCCCTATTTTCTCTATCTCGGTCGTCCCAATCCCTATAAAAATTTACCGCGTTTAATCGCCGCTTTTGCCCAACTGCCCCCAGATTTAACAGATTATCATCTTTGGATTGCCGGCAGCTTCGATCGCCGTTATACCCCCAATTTACAACAACAAGCGCGGGAATTAGCAGTCAGCGATCGCATTAAATTTCTCGATTATATCCCCTACGATCACCTACCCAAAGTTATCAGTCAAGCCACTGCTTTAGTCTTCCCTAGTCTCTGGGAAGGCTTCGGATTGCCCGTTTTAGAGGCTATGGCCTGCGGTACACCGGTCATCACCTCAAATTTGTCATCTTTGCCCGAAGTCACGGGAAAAGCGGCAATTTTAATCGATCCCTATCGAGTCGAGGCCTTAGCCGATGCCCTGAAAATTATCGCTCAAGATCGACAATTACACTCAAAATTAAGTCATCTAGGCAAAAAACGGGCCGATGAGTTTAGTTGGCAAAAAACTGGTCTAGCTACAGCCGCAATCTTAAATCAATATCTAGGGTGTGCTTAA
- a CDS encoding metallophosphoesterase: protein MRPFWLESLQVERLTIAIAGLPAHLQGIKLVQWSDLHCDEQHLPVAVLQEAIAITNQEKPDLIFLTGDFITDSPRPIFALVESIKALKSQGGIYACLGNHDSYLPQARETVISALTSVGIRVLWNEIVTPYGENFPIVGLADYWSGEFLPQILEQISPDIPRLVLSHNPDTAMVLRDLRVDLQLSGHTHGGQVTIPGMGSLPIVLEEFRRSLPEPYRPWVPFHRQFSRVVRYWQWSEGFHRVGENQLYVNRGLGTYFPGRLFCPPEVTVITLINGSQS from the coding sequence ATGCGACCCTTTTGGCTAGAATCCTTACAGGTAGAAAGATTAACGATCGCAATTGCCGGCCTACCGGCACATCTGCAAGGGATCAAGTTGGTGCAGTGGTCAGATCTGCACTGCGATGAACAGCATTTGCCTGTAGCTGTCCTGCAAGAAGCGATCGCCATTACTAATCAGGAAAAACCCGATCTCATCTTCCTGACGGGGGACTTTATTACCGATAGTCCCAGGCCAATTTTTGCCCTAGTCGAGAGCATAAAAGCTCTCAAAAGTCAAGGGGGTATTTATGCTTGTTTAGGAAATCATGACAGTTATCTTCCGCAGGCAAGGGAAACGGTCATATCGGCCCTAACTAGCGTGGGAATTCGGGTACTCTGGAATGAAATCGTCACACCCTACGGCGAAAATTTTCCCATCGTCGGATTGGCCGATTATTGGTCCGGGGAATTTTTGCCGCAAATCCTCGAGCAAATTTCCCCCGATATACCCAGACTCGTCCTTTCCCACAATCCCGATACAGCCATGGTTTTAAGGGATTTGCGCGTGGATTTGCAGTTATCTGGTCATACCCACGGAGGCCAAGTGACTATCCCCGGTATGGGTTCCCTACCGATAGTTTTAGAGGAATTTAGGCGATCGCTGCCTGAACCATATCGTCCATGGGTCCCCTTTCATCGGCAGTTCAGCAGAGTAGTCCGATACTGGCAATGGTCCGAGGGATTTCATCGAGTCGGGGAAAATCAATTATATGTGAATCGCGGCTTAGGAACCTATTTTCCCGGTCGTCTTTTTTGTCCCCCCGAAGTGACGGTAATTACTTTGATCAACGGCAGTCAGTCTTGA
- a CDS encoding metal ABC transporter ATP-binding protein — MPFAYPNQEVNFALLYMSTIITISNLWAGYEQEPILEDINLTIQELDFLGIIGPNGGGKTTLLKVLLGLIKPWRGEVSILGQSVEKGRELVGYVPQFVECDRSFPITVGEVVKMGRLSSKKLWQGYSKKDEVRVDKALDSVGMLALKKRSIAELSGGQRQRVYIARALAVEPRLLILDEPTASVDPQMRASIFSLLQELNEWMTILIISHDLGTLSTYVKSIGCLNRRLYYHGEKSLTAAMLEQVYC, encoded by the coding sequence TTGCCTTTTGCCTATCCCAACCAAGAAGTTAATTTTGCCCTATTGTATATGTCAACGATCATTACCATTAGTAATCTCTGGGCCGGCTACGAACAGGAACCCATCCTCGAAGATATTAATTTAACCATTCAAGAACTGGATTTTCTCGGAATTATCGGCCCGAATGGAGGAGGAAAAACTACCCTCCTTAAGGTTTTACTGGGATTAATTAAACCTTGGCGGGGAGAAGTCAGTATTTTGGGGCAAAGTGTCGAAAAAGGTCGGGAATTAGTCGGTTATGTGCCGCAGTTTGTCGAATGCGATCGCTCATTTCCCATTACTGTGGGTGAGGTGGTAAAAATGGGGAGATTGAGCAGCAAAAAACTCTGGCAAGGCTATAGTAAAAAAGATGAGGTAAGGGTAGATAAAGCTTTAGATAGTGTGGGAATGTTAGCGTTGAAAAAAAGGTCGATTGCCGAACTTTCGGGAGGACAGCGCCAACGGGTTTATATCGCTCGCGCTTTAGCGGTAGAACCCCGTCTCTTGATTTTAGATGAACCCACTGCCAGTGTCGATCCCCAAATGCGCGCTAGTATTTTTTCCCTGTTGCAAGAATTGAATGAGTGGATGACCATTTTAATTATTTCCCATGATCTGGGAACCCTATCTACCTATGTTAAATCGATCGGTTGTCTCAATCGTCGTCTCTATTATCACGGTGAAAAATCTCTCACTGCCGCTATGTTAGAACAGGTGTATTGTTAA
- a CDS encoding DUF2283 domain-containing protein yields the protein MLPVNLENIGSYQMKAKYDAEVDVLTITWHDTPVEESEAISPGVILDYDQAGNVIGIEILNASRKIENFSPNVQVAIAFFSLLRYKSYGF from the coding sequence ATGTTACCAGTAAACTTAGAAAATATAGGCAGCTATCAAATGAAAGCTAAATATGATGCTGAAGTTGACGTTTTAACAATTACCTGGCATGACACACCCGTAGAAGAAAGTGAGGCAATCAGTCCGGGGGTTATTCTTGACTATGATCAAGCAGGTAATGTAATCGGGATTGAAATTCTTAATGCTTCTCGAAAAATCGAGAATTTTTCTCCGAATGTGCAGGTAGCTATAGCGTTTTTCAGTCTGCTGAGGTACAAAAGTTATGGGTTTTAG